One Cryptococcus tetragattii IND107 chromosome 10, whole genome shotgun sequence DNA segment encodes these proteins:
- a CDS encoding peptidyl-prolyl isomerase CWC27 produces the protein MSNLYATEPATNAKVIIDTTAGEIEVELWGKECPKAVRNFLALIMEGYYDGVIFHRVVPGFIIQSGDPTGTGMGGESFYGEPFQDEIHGRLKFNRRGLLGMANNGSRNSNTSQFFITLDAAPELTNKHTMFGKVVGNTIFNVLNIGNLDTDKEEKPLIPPKIRRIHIIENPFDDIVPRITAEEKKAQQKAKLEAKKDMEQRERRAKAKKNTGLLSFGDSEEIPEESVTIKKKSMTRQDLVDPSEVQGSESRTSKMTETFVNIPPSLKDLGKSRESEAREEKKAVDLKNIRAKHEREKTGGSAARQAEIKRMEEDLRRLKKRSGSLSDTDSDSSSRARRKGPSYLEQELAKYASNRGRAAMKAGNKRSRRDEEEDVLAEMRKFSSRVMQAEDEPEEEQAEEIEEGETKEGTGIGAAMAEEEGGIEVDDDIGWLKHKLKFHVDEKELTRRAEDEYAVIDPRAKARDLQEKPDKKKWKGNPNRRTVRDVARNR, from the exons ATGAGTAACTT ATATGCTACCGAA CCTGCAACAAATGCCAAGGTCATCATAGATACGACCGCCGGTGAAATCGAG GTTGAGCTATGGGGTAAAGAATGCCCAAAAGCTGTTCGGAATTTCCTGGCACTCATCATGGAAG GTTATTACGACGGTGTCATCTTTCATCGCGTTGTCCCTGGGTTTATAATACAGTCTGGAGACCCTACTGGAACAGGCATGGGTGGCGAGAGTTTCTACGGAGAGCCTTTCCAAGATGAGATCCATGGACGACTGAAATTCAACCG CCGAGGATTACTGGGAATGGCAAATAATGGAAGTCGAAACTCCAATACTTCCCAATTCTTTATTACACTTGATGCTGCACCTGAACTCACAAACAAACATACTATGTTTGGAAAAGTTGTTGGAAACACCATCTTTA ACGTTTTGAATATTGGGAATCTTGATACggacaaagaagagaaacCTCTCAT TCCACCAAAGATTCGACGAATTCACATCATCGAAAACCCTTTCGATGACATTGTACCCCGTATCAcagcagaagagaagaaggctcaGCAAAAGGCCAAGCTagaagcaaaaaaggaCATGGAACAGCGAGAAAGGCGCGCAAAGGCTAAGAA GAATACAGGTTTATTGTCATTCGGAGACTCTGAGGAGATCCCTGAGGAATCGGTGactatcaagaagaagtcgaTGACCAGACAGGACT TGGTCGATCCTTCAGAAGTCCAAGGCTCAGAATCCAGGACATCAAAAATGACCGAAACTTTTGTTAATATCCCTCCGTCTTTGAAGGACTTGGGCAAATCGAGAGAAAGCGAAgcgagagaggagaaaaag GCTGTGGATCTAAAGAACATCCGGGCGAAGcatgagagggagaagactGGTGGCAG CGCTGCCCGTCAAGCTGAAATTAAACGTATGGAAGAGGACCTCCGTCGTCTCAAAAAGCGTAGTGGTTCTCTTTCGGACACTGACTCTgactcttcctcccgcGCACGACGCAAAGGCCCTTCCTACCTTGAGCAGGAGCTCGCTAAGTACGCGTCTAATCGAGGACGAGCGGCGATGAAGGCTGGGAACAAGAGAAGTAgaagagacgaagaagaggacgttCTCGctgagatgaggaagttCAGCTCGCGAGTCATGCAGGCTGAAGACGaaccagaggaagagcaggcggaagagattgaggaaggCGAAACGAAGGAGGGCACGGGAATAGGAGCTGCaatggcggaagaggaaggaggtatAGAAGTAGATGACGACATTGGATGGCTGAAGCATAAACTCAAGTTCCAtgtggatgagaaggagttgacaaggagagcagaagatgaatatGCG GTTATTGACCCTCGCGCCAAAGCAAGAGATTTACAGGAGAAGCCTGATaagaaaaagtggaagggaAACCCCAATAGACGGACAGTGAGAGATGTTGCGCGTAATAGATGA